A genomic window from Sorex araneus isolate mSorAra2 chromosome 2, mSorAra2.pri, whole genome shotgun sequence includes:
- the SDCBP gene encoding syntenin-1 isoform X1, protein MSLYPSLEDLKVDKVIQAQAAFSANPANPAILSEASAPISHDANLYPKLYPELSQYMGLSLNEEEIRANMAVVPGAPMQGQLVVRPSSLNYMVAPVTGNDVGIRRAEIKQGIREVILCKDQDGKIGLRLKSVDNGIFVQLVQANSPASLVGLRFGDQVLQINGENCAGWNSDKAHKVLKQAFGEKITMTIRDRPFERTITMHKDSTGHVGFIFKNGKITSIVKDSSAARNGLLTEHNICEVNGQNVIGLKDSQIADILSTAGTVVTITIMPAFIFEHIIKRMAPSIMKSLMDHAIPEV, encoded by the exons ATGTCTCTGTACCCATCTCttgaagatttgaaggtagacaAAGTAATTCAG GCTCAAGCTGCTTTTTCTGCGAACCCTGCCAACCCAGCTATTTTGTCTGAAGCTTCTGCTCCTATCTCTCATGATGCAA aTCTTTATCCTAAATTGTATCCGGAGCTCTCTCAGTACATGGGCCTGAGTTTAAACGAGGAAGAAATACGTGCAAATATGGCTGTAGTTCCTGGAGCACCAATGCAGGGG CAGTTGGTAGTAAGACCTTCCAGTCTGAACTATATGGTGGCTCCTGTAACTGGTAATGATGTGGGAATTCGTAGAGCAGAAATAAAGCAAGGAATTCGTGAAGTCATTTTGTGTAAAGACCAAGATGGAAAAATTGGCCTCAGGCTTAAGTCAGTAGATAAC GGTATATTTGTTCAGCTAGTCCAGGCAAATTCTCCAGCCTCATTGGTTGGTCTGAGATTCGGTGACCAAGTACTTCAGATCAATGGGGAAAACTGTGCAGGCTGGAACTCGGATAAAGCCCACAAGGTGCTCAAACAGGCTTTTGGAGAGAAGATAACTATGACTATTCGTGACAG GCCCTTCGAACGTACAATCACCATGCATAAGGACAGTACTGGACATGTTggctttatctttaaaaatgggaaaataacttCTATAGTGAAAGATAGTTCTGCAGCCAGAAATGGTCTTCTTACAGAACATAACATCTGTGAAGTCAACGGACAAAATGTCATTGGGCTGAAG GACTCTCAGATTGCAGACATACTATCAACAGCTGGGACTGTAGTCACCATCACAATCATGCCTGCTTTTATCTTTGAACATATCATTAAACG GATGGCGCCGAGCATTATGAAAAGCCTGATGGATCACGCCATTCCGGAGGTTTAA
- the SDCBP gene encoding syntenin-1 isoform X2, with protein MSLYPSLEDLKVDKVIQAQAAFSANPANPAILSEASAPISHDANLYPKLYPELSQYMGLSLNEEEIRANMAVVPGAPMQGLVVRPSSLNYMVAPVTGNDVGIRRAEIKQGIREVILCKDQDGKIGLRLKSVDNGIFVQLVQANSPASLVGLRFGDQVLQINGENCAGWNSDKAHKVLKQAFGEKITMTIRDRPFERTITMHKDSTGHVGFIFKNGKITSIVKDSSAARNGLLTEHNICEVNGQNVIGLKDSQIADILSTAGTVVTITIMPAFIFEHIIKRMAPSIMKSLMDHAIPEV; from the exons ATGTCTCTGTACCCATCTCttgaagatttgaaggtagacaAAGTAATTCAG GCTCAAGCTGCTTTTTCTGCGAACCCTGCCAACCCAGCTATTTTGTCTGAAGCTTCTGCTCCTATCTCTCATGATGCAA aTCTTTATCCTAAATTGTATCCGGAGCTCTCTCAGTACATGGGCCTGAGTTTAAACGAGGAAGAAATACGTGCAAATATGGCTGTAGTTCCTGGAGCACCAATGCAGGGG TTGGTAGTAAGACCTTCCAGTCTGAACTATATGGTGGCTCCTGTAACTGGTAATGATGTGGGAATTCGTAGAGCAGAAATAAAGCAAGGAATTCGTGAAGTCATTTTGTGTAAAGACCAAGATGGAAAAATTGGCCTCAGGCTTAAGTCAGTAGATAAC GGTATATTTGTTCAGCTAGTCCAGGCAAATTCTCCAGCCTCATTGGTTGGTCTGAGATTCGGTGACCAAGTACTTCAGATCAATGGGGAAAACTGTGCAGGCTGGAACTCGGATAAAGCCCACAAGGTGCTCAAACAGGCTTTTGGAGAGAAGATAACTATGACTATTCGTGACAG GCCCTTCGAACGTACAATCACCATGCATAAGGACAGTACTGGACATGTTggctttatctttaaaaatgggaaaataacttCTATAGTGAAAGATAGTTCTGCAGCCAGAAATGGTCTTCTTACAGAACATAACATCTGTGAAGTCAACGGACAAAATGTCATTGGGCTGAAG GACTCTCAGATTGCAGACATACTATCAACAGCTGGGACTGTAGTCACCATCACAATCATGCCTGCTTTTATCTTTGAACATATCATTAAACG GATGGCGCCGAGCATTATGAAAAGCCTGATGGATCACGCCATTCCGGAGGTTTAA